The proteins below come from a single Miscanthus floridulus cultivar M001 chromosome 1, ASM1932011v1, whole genome shotgun sequence genomic window:
- the LOC136506211 gene encoding adenylosuccinate synthetase 1, chloroplastic-like — MSLSTLSHPAAAAAAATGSGKFLFPAGPAVQSVCFPKARAPVPAAVSAATAAVHADSAEDRVSSLSQVSGVLGSQWGDEGKGKLVDVLAPRFDIVARCQGGANAGHTIYNAEGKKFALHLVPSGILHEGTLCVVGNGAVIHVPGFFGEIDGLESNGVRCDGRILVSDRAHLLFDLHQVVDGLREAELENSFIGTTKRGIGPCYSSKVTRNGLRVCDLRHMDTFGDKLDVLFKDAASRFQGFQYTKSMLKEEVERYKKFADRLEPFIADTVHVLNESIQQKKKILVEGGQATMLDIDFGTYPFVTSSSPSAGGISTGLGIAPRVIGDLIGVVKAYTSRVGSGPFPTELFGEEGDRLRKAGMEFGTTTGRPRRCGWLDIVALKYCCQINGFSSLNLTKLDVLSGLSEIKVGVSYSQPNGQKLQSFPGDLDTLEQVQVNYEVLPGWQSDISSVRNYNELPQAACLYVERIEELVGVPVHYIGVGPGRDALIYK, encoded by the exons ATGTCGCTCTCCACACTCAGCcacccggccgccgccgccgccgccgccaccgggagCGGAAAGTTCCTTTTCCCGGCTGGCCCGGCGGTGCAGTCCGTATGTTTCCCCAAGGCACGGGCCCCTGTCCCCGCCGCCGTCTCCGCAGCGACCGCGGCTGTTCACGCGGATTCCGCGGAGGATAGGGTTTCGTCGCTGAGCCAAGTCTCCGGCGTGCTGGGGTCGCAGTGGGGCGACGAAGGAAAGGGCAAGCTCGTCGACGTGCTCGCCCCCCGCTTCGACATAGTTGCGCGTTGCCAG GGGGGAGCAAATGCTGGACATACAATCTACAACGCAGAAGGCAAGAAATTTGCCCTTCATCTTGTTCCATCTGGTATTCTCCATGAAGGGACACTTTGTGTTGTTGGCAATGGAGCAGTGATCCATGTTCCAGGGTTCTTTGGAGAAATTGATGGTCTTGAGTCCAATGGAGTCCGCTGTGATGGAAGAATACTGGTATCCGACCGCGCACATCTGCTGTTTGATCTGCACCAGGTTGTGGATGGACTTAGGGAAGCTGAGCTTGAGAATTCATTTATTGGGACAACTAAGAGAGGCATTGGTCCTTGTTACTCCAGCAAGGTAACTCGAAATGGACTGCGGGTTTGTGATCTAAGGCACATGGACACTTTTGGGGATAAGCTTGATGTATTGTTCAAAGACGCTGCTTCGAGATTTCAAGGCTTTCAGTACACCAAAAGCATGCTCAAGGAAGAGGTTGAGAGGTACAAGAAGTTCGCAGATCGCTTGGAGCCCTTCATTGCTGATACCGTGCATGTGCTAAATGAATCTATTCAGCAGAAGAAGAAAATCCTGGTTGAAGGTGGACAAGCAACTATGCTGGATATTGATTTTGGTACTTATCCATTTGTGACTTCTTCTAGCCCTTCAGCTGGTGGGATAAGCACAGGCCTAGGGATTGCTCCAAGGGTAATTGGTGACCTGATTGGAGTG GTCAAAGCTTACACATCAAGAGTTGGCTCTGGCCCTTTCCCAACTGAACTATTTGGAGAGGAAGGTGACCGCCTTAGGAAAGCTGGAATGGAATTTGGCACAACAACGGGTCGCCCAAGGCGATGCGGTTGGCTTGACATTGTTGCGCTTAAGTACTGCTGCCAAATCAATGGGTTCTCATCACTTAATCTGACCAAACTTGATGTTCTGTCCGGGTTGTCAGAAATTAAGGTGGGTGTTTCTTATAGCCAACCTAATGGACAGAAGCTACAATCCTTCCCTGGGGATCTTGATACCCTTGAGCAAGTACAG GTCAACTATGAGGTTCTGCCTGGGTGGCAAAGTGACATTTCGTCTGTTCGAAATTACAATGAACTTCCCCAAGCTGCCTGCCTCTATGTGGAGAGGATAGAAGAGCTTGTTGGTGTTCCCGTGCACTACATTGGTGTTGGACCTGGCAGAGATGCTCTCATATACAAGTAA